A region of Streptomyces paludis DNA encodes the following proteins:
- a CDS encoding glycoside hydrolase family 2 TIM barrel-domain containing protein: protein MTVPRRTLLIAGTAAPLAGALAPGTAHAAPGAGTLPAPDPRTATARTIELTDGWRFALANPAGITDPTGAYATAAQPGHDDTGWRAVQVPHDWSIELTPTTGSGTTSGTGFFPGGLGWYRNTFTLPPALTGRRISVEFDGVYMDANVHCNGTLVGNHPYGYTGFALDLTDLLHTDGTTANVIAVGVRNRLPSSRWYSGSGIHRHARLVVTDPVHVRRWGTYVTTPGLAATIGQGRATVRARIEIVNESAAARPVTVVTTVRDPAGRAVARGTAPLATEPHSPYTAELEMTVVRPQLWSFDTPRLYTLDTELRSGGATLDTYRTTFGFRYITVDPATGFSLNGAYTKIRGVNLHHDLGALGAATHEDAIVRQLTLMKSMGVNAFRSSHNPPSPELIRACERLGIIMMVEAFDCWRTRKTTYDYARFFDTHSDADLAEMVRAARNSPAVVMWSIGNEIPDTTSTAGLAIARRLIDGVRALDDTRPVVIGSDRYRSLPAVGSAADLMLADLDGLGLNYNTAASVDALHARYPHLFLFESESSSQTSTRGTYQEPEHLNTGENHTPGRRATSSYDNNLASWTMSGEYGLKKDRDRRFFTGQFLWTGIDYIGEPTPYNVFPVKASFFGAMDTAGFPKDMYHLFRSQWSDRPMVHLLPMDWTGHRRGETVEVWAYANVDTVELFLNGTSLGVRNFDTKRTTDGRTYLETTEATGDDRTVTSGPYPGSYTSPNGSAGKLHLTWRVPFAPGVLKAVARRDGRTVATDVLRTAGRPYTVRLTPDRTRFDADGRALCFVTAEVIDDHGVVVPDAAHRIDFTVTGGSLAGLDNGRQESAEPYQAATRTAFHGKALAIVRAGTTAGTVTLTARADGLRTAAVTVRATAARDASTTPPRTFAPDPGPDTPSGPVADASYSGAPDTLPAALLDGSPDTGWSNAFTKAATALLPAFSGARPADWISVTWPAARTFDSAEVTFTLGARHTLPASVAVSYWDGDRYAPVRHQSVVWATGSGAPTLITFDRVTGTRIRLEMTSAHPGAANGAQRVTLLHVPDALLDGAGGAAG from the coding sequence TTGACGGTTCCACGCAGGACGCTCCTCATCGCCGGCACCGCCGCCCCCCTGGCCGGCGCGCTGGCCCCGGGAACCGCGCACGCCGCGCCCGGCGCGGGCACCTTACCCGCGCCGGACCCCCGTACGGCCACCGCCAGGACCATCGAACTCACCGACGGCTGGCGGTTCGCCCTCGCCAACCCCGCCGGTATCACCGATCCGACCGGGGCCTACGCCACCGCCGCCCAGCCCGGCCACGACGACACCGGCTGGCGCGCGGTCCAGGTGCCGCACGACTGGAGCATCGAACTCACCCCCACCACCGGCTCCGGCACCACCTCCGGCACCGGCTTCTTCCCCGGCGGCCTCGGCTGGTACCGCAACACCTTCACCCTGCCGCCCGCGCTCACCGGCCGCCGGATCTCCGTCGAGTTCGACGGCGTCTACATGGACGCCAACGTCCACTGCAACGGCACACTCGTCGGCAACCACCCCTACGGCTACACCGGGTTCGCCCTCGACCTCACCGATCTGCTGCACACCGACGGCACCACCGCCAACGTCATCGCCGTCGGAGTCCGCAACCGGCTCCCCAGCAGCCGCTGGTACTCCGGCAGCGGCATCCACCGCCACGCCCGGCTGGTCGTCACCGACCCCGTCCACGTAAGGCGCTGGGGTACGTATGTGACGACGCCCGGCCTCGCCGCGACGATCGGCCAGGGCCGCGCCACCGTCCGCGCCCGTATCGAGATCGTCAACGAGTCCGCCGCCGCCCGCCCGGTCACCGTCGTCACCACCGTCCGCGACCCGGCCGGCCGCGCCGTCGCCCGGGGCACCGCCCCACTCGCCACCGAGCCGCACTCCCCGTACACCGCCGAGCTGGAGATGACCGTCGTCCGGCCCCAGCTGTGGTCCTTCGACACCCCGCGCCTCTACACCCTCGACACCGAACTGCGCTCCGGCGGCGCCACCCTCGACACGTACCGCACCACCTTCGGATTCCGGTACATCACCGTCGACCCCGCCACCGGGTTCTCCCTCAACGGCGCGTACACCAAGATCCGCGGCGTCAACCTCCACCACGACCTGGGCGCGCTCGGCGCCGCCACCCACGAGGACGCGATCGTCCGTCAGCTCACCCTGATGAAGTCCATGGGCGTCAACGCCTTCCGCTCCTCGCACAACCCGCCCTCGCCCGAGCTGATCCGCGCCTGCGAGCGGCTCGGCATCATCATGATGGTCGAGGCGTTCGACTGCTGGCGGACCCGTAAGACCACCTACGACTACGCCCGCTTCTTCGACACCCACAGCGACGCCGACCTCGCCGAGATGGTCCGTGCCGCCCGCAACTCGCCCGCCGTCGTGATGTGGTCCATCGGCAACGAGATCCCCGACACCACCAGCACCGCCGGCCTCGCCATCGCCCGGCGCCTCATCGACGGCGTCCGCGCGCTCGACGACACCCGGCCGGTGGTGATCGGCTCGGACCGCTACCGCTCCCTGCCCGCCGTCGGCTCGGCGGCCGACCTGATGCTCGCCGACCTCGACGGCCTCGGCCTGAACTACAACACCGCCGCGTCGGTCGACGCCCTGCACGCGCGCTACCCGCACCTCTTCCTCTTCGAGTCCGAATCCTCCTCCCAGACCTCCACCCGGGGCACCTACCAGGAGCCCGAACACCTCAACACCGGCGAGAACCACACCCCCGGCCGGCGCGCCACCTCCAGCTACGACAACAACCTCGCCTCCTGGACGATGAGCGGCGAGTACGGGCTGAAGAAGGACCGCGACCGGCGCTTCTTCACCGGGCAGTTCCTCTGGACCGGTATCGACTACATCGGCGAACCCACCCCGTACAACGTGTTCCCGGTCAAGGCGTCGTTCTTCGGCGCGATGGACACCGCCGGCTTCCCCAAGGACATGTACCACCTCTTCCGGAGCCAGTGGAGCGACCGCCCCATGGTCCATCTCCTGCCCATGGACTGGACCGGCCACCGGCGCGGCGAGACCGTCGAGGTCTGGGCCTACGCCAACGTCGACACCGTCGAGCTGTTCCTCAACGGCACGTCCCTGGGCGTACGGAACTTCGACACCAAGCGGACCACCGACGGCCGGACCTACCTGGAGACGACGGAGGCCACCGGCGACGACCGGACGGTCACCTCGGGCCCGTACCCCGGCAGTTACACCAGCCCCAACGGCAGCGCGGGCAAACTGCACCTCACCTGGCGCGTCCCCTTCGCACCCGGCGTGCTGAAGGCCGTCGCCCGCCGCGACGGCCGTACGGTGGCCACGGACGTGCTGCGCACCGCCGGACGGCCCTACACCGTACGCCTCACCCCGGACCGCACCCGGTTCGACGCCGACGGCCGCGCGCTCTGCTTCGTCACCGCCGAAGTCATCGACGACCACGGCGTCGTGGTGCCGGACGCCGCCCACCGCATCGACTTCACGGTCACCGGCGGCTCCCTGGCCGGCCTCGACAACGGACGCCAGGAGAGCGCCGAGCCCTACCAGGCCGCCACCCGGACCGCCTTCCACGGCAAGGCCCTCGCCATCGTCCGCGCCGGCACCACCGCCGGTACGGTCACCCTCACCGCCCGCGCCGACGGGCTGCGCACCGCCGCGGTGACCGTACGCGCCACGGCCGCGCGCGACGCGTCGACGACCCCGCCCCGGACCTTCGCGCCCGACCCCGGGCCGGACACGCCGAGCGGCCCGGTGGCCGACGCCAGCTACTCCGGCGCGCCCGACACCCTGCCCGCCGCCCTGCTCGACGGCTCCCCGGACACCGGCTGGTCGAACGCCTTCACCAAGGCGGCCACCGCCCTGCTGCCCGCCTTCAGCGGCGCCCGCCCGGCCGACTGGATATCCGTGACCTGGCCCGCCGCCCGTACCTTCGACTCGGCCGAGGTCACCTTCACCCTCGGCGCGCGGCACACCCTGCCCGCCTCGGTCGCCGTCTCCTACTGGGACGGCGACCGGTACGCCCCCGTACGCCACCAGAGCGTCGTATGGGCCACCGGCTCCGGCGCGCCGACGCTCATCACCTTCGACCGGGTCACCGGCACCCGGATCCGGCTGGAGATGACCAGCGCGCACCCGGGCGCGGCGAACGGCGCGCAGCGGGTCACACTGCTCCACGTACCGGACGCGCTCCTGGACGGCGCTGGTGGGGCGGCCGGTTGA
- a CDS encoding DoxX family protein, producing the protein MTYGNRTDTYGLGVGGGDRGGLRESAARHALLPLRLFLGITFIYAGIDKLTQGGFFAATGAGSVGELMRAVRDTSAIPALVDLALKAPAGFGYAIALGELAVGLGALFGVFTRLAALGGALISLSLWLTVSWQSDPYYYGNDLVYLMAWLPLVLAGAPSFSLDSVLAGRRRRIR; encoded by the coding sequence ATGACGTATGGCAACCGGACGGACACCTACGGGCTGGGCGTCGGGGGCGGTGACCGGGGCGGCCTCCGCGAGAGCGCGGCGCGCCACGCGCTGCTCCCGCTGCGGCTGTTCCTCGGCATCACCTTTATCTACGCGGGCATCGACAAGCTCACCCAGGGCGGCTTCTTCGCGGCCACCGGGGCGGGGTCCGTCGGGGAGCTGATGCGTGCCGTACGGGACACGTCGGCCATCCCGGCCCTGGTGGACCTGGCGCTCAAGGCCCCGGCAGGGTTCGGCTACGCCATCGCGCTCGGTGAGCTGGCCGTGGGGCTCGGTGCCCTCTTCGGGGTGTTCACCCGGCTCGCCGCGCTCGGTGGCGCCCTCATCTCGCTCAGCCTCTGGCTGACCGTGAGCTGGCAGAGCGACCCGTACTACTACGGCAACGACCTCGTCTACTTGATGGCGTGGCTGCCGCTCGTGCTCGCCGGGGCCCCGTCGTTCTCGCTGGACTCCGTCCTGGCCGGGCGGCGCCGCCGTATCAGATAG
- a CDS encoding PspC domain-containing protein, giving the protein MSQPPPPPPPAPPSAPGSASASASPPPGSAPALAQLRRAPRQKVFAGVCGGLGKYCDIDPVIFRIVIGVLTVTGGIGLIFYGFAWLLIPLEGEEENEARRLLSGRVDGASLIAVLLALIGCGLFLSMLGNEETLSFAGLLSIAVVGAAVWSQRRRGAPADGAPLDPASAHTVSEAPPETMAPPTPGMHSWWRDPIVKDGRTGPGGWTPGGWSPSGWGYSGWGHSGAGHGGSGHGGSTQSAWGPGGWGPAGTDYLWGPDSPGVTVQAQPWGWHPGAASAADRSRPRGPRGIAGLVFLLAVLATGLGTALSWESHPLGTSMEIGLAAGLVVLGLGLVVSSLLGRTGFGTILLAVITAGLLAGASVVPKDITTQWREPRWTASSAAAVQPHYQLGSGLGTLDLSGLKVPKGTTVSTSARVAAGQLKVLVPKGVTVRVKATAAFGAIRFPGDAKEGVEIANGLSRQQTITPETDAARAGTLDLTLEVGFGQVEVDRAAS; this is encoded by the coding sequence ATGAGCCAGCCGCCGCCTCCGCCGCCGCCCGCGCCCCCTTCGGCGCCGGGTTCCGCTTCGGCCTCCGCGTCGCCTCCGCCCGGTTCCGCGCCCGCACTCGCGCAGTTGCGCCGCGCTCCCCGGCAGAAGGTGTTCGCGGGGGTCTGCGGCGGGCTGGGGAAGTACTGCGACATCGATCCGGTCATCTTCCGGATCGTGATAGGCGTGCTCACGGTCACGGGGGGCATCGGGCTGATTTTCTACGGCTTCGCCTGGCTGCTCATCCCGCTGGAGGGCGAGGAGGAGAACGAGGCCCGCAGGCTGCTGTCCGGCCGGGTCGACGGCGCCTCGCTGATCGCCGTGCTGCTCGCCTTGATCGGCTGCGGGCTGTTCCTGTCGATGCTGGGCAATGAGGAGACGCTGAGCTTCGCGGGCCTGCTCTCCATAGCCGTCGTCGGGGCGGCCGTCTGGTCCCAGCGCCGGCGCGGCGCCCCGGCGGACGGCGCGCCGCTCGACCCGGCCTCGGCGCATACGGTGTCGGAGGCTCCCCCGGAGACGATGGCGCCGCCGACGCCCGGCATGCACTCGTGGTGGCGGGACCCGATCGTCAAGGACGGCCGCACGGGCCCGGGAGGCTGGACGCCGGGCGGCTGGAGCCCGAGCGGCTGGGGCTACAGCGGCTGGGGCCATAGCGGCGCGGGACACGGTGGTTCGGGACACGGGGGCTCCACGCAGAGCGCCTGGGGTCCGGGCGGCTGGGGTCCGGCCGGCACGGACTATCTGTGGGGCCCCGACAGCCCGGGCGTGACCGTACAGGCCCAGCCGTGGGGCTGGCACCCGGGCGCGGCCTCGGCGGCGGACCGGTCCCGTCCCCGCGGTCCGCGCGGGATCGCCGGTCTGGTCTTTCTGCTGGCCGTGCTGGCGACCGGGCTGGGCACAGCCCTGTCCTGGGAGAGCCACCCGCTCGGCACGAGCATGGAGATCGGTCTGGCCGCCGGGCTCGTGGTCCTCGGGCTCGGGCTCGTGGTGAGCAGCTTGCTCGGGCGCACCGGCTTCGGCACGATCCTGCTGGCGGTGATCACGGCGGGGCTGCTGGCGGGCGCCTCGGTGGTCCCGAAGGACATCACCACCCAGTGGCGCGAGCCGCGCTGGACGGCGTCCTCGGCCGCCGCCGTCCAGCCGCACTACCAGCTGGGTTCCGGCCTGGGCACCCTGGATCTGAGCGGGCTGAAGGTCCCGAAGGGGACGACGGTCAGCACCTCCGCCCGGGTGGCCGCCGGACAGTTGAAAGTCCTCGTACCGAAGGGAGTGACCGTGCGGGTGAAGGCCACAGCGGCTTTCGGCGCCATCCGTTTCCCCGGGGACGCCAAGGAGGGTGTCGAGATCGCGAACGGTCTGAGCCGGCAGCAGACAATCACGCCGGAGACGGACGCGGCGCGCGCGGGCACCCTGGATCTGACCCTCGAAGTGGGCTTCGGCCAGGTGGAGGTGGACCGTGCTGCGTCATGA
- a CDS encoding LuxR C-terminal-related transcriptional regulator, translating to MSEGVAAGSTPGASDGEQPGDGRRVRVVLVDDHRMFRTGVRAEIGRTELTGVEVVGEAPDVDQAVTVINATRPEVVLLDVHLPGGGGVEVLRRCAPLMGAVENPVRFLALSVSDAAEDVIGVIRGGARGYVTKTITGTDLVASVFRVQEGDAVFSPRLAGFVLDAFASTDAPPVDEDLDRLTQREREVLRLIARGYAYKEIAKQLFISVKTVESHVSAVLRKLQLSNRHELTRWATARRLV from the coding sequence ATGAGCGAGGGCGTAGCGGCCGGATCCACTCCCGGGGCGAGCGACGGGGAGCAGCCGGGCGACGGCCGGCGCGTGCGGGTCGTGCTCGTCGACGACCACCGGATGTTCCGCACCGGGGTCCGGGCCGAGATCGGGCGTACGGAGCTGACGGGCGTCGAGGTCGTCGGTGAGGCCCCCGATGTCGACCAGGCGGTCACGGTGATCAACGCGACCCGTCCCGAGGTCGTGCTGCTCGATGTCCATCTGCCGGGCGGCGGCGGTGTGGAGGTGCTGCGCCGCTGCGCGCCCCTGATGGGCGCCGTGGAGAACCCGGTGCGGTTCCTGGCACTGTCGGTCTCCGACGCGGCGGAGGACGTCATCGGGGTGATCCGGGGCGGTGCCCGGGGCTATGTCACCAAGACGATCACCGGCACGGATCTGGTGGCCTCCGTCTTCCGGGTCCAGGAGGGCGACGCGGTGTTCTCGCCCCGGCTGGCCGGGTTCGTGCTGGACGCGTTCGCGTCGACGGACGCGCCGCCGGTGGACGAGGACCTGGACCGGCTCACCCAGCGGGAGCGCGAGGTGCTGCGGCTGATCGCGCGCGGATACGCGTACAAGGAGATCGCCAAGCAGCTCTTCATCTCGGTGAAGACCGTCGAGTCGCATGTGTCCGCCGTCCTGCGCAAGCTCCAGCTCTCCAACCGGCATGAGCTGACCCGCTGGGCGACGGCCCGCAGGCTGGTCTGA
- a CDS encoding C40 family peptidase: MASHRKSRNRGGAGTNSPAVGVTTAAIASVTLLSTQSADAAPAEPNPSVEEVQKKVDDLYRQAGGANQQFSKPKPGTTKQKRTVDRVRDNVAKSADKLNEARRTLSSYAPTQYREGSPAPAAALTFVDRTADRTAERPQQSAPPRPTQPPVPQTAPAMPAVPALAVPAMPVMPATPAVPAEAQDAPPSSLRSNKETVQKKLADARALLSKATAGEQARLAALERRQQEREQEEEEARRLAETQAQAQAQAQAQAQIEAQVQARAQAQAEAEARAAAEAAEWERQELLVRPDTTAVAGPGAVTGRVTAVGTDADQGMDMDPGALTAAGPVPGANAAAATAPAAGTGTAAAPAVSYATKAAKVLAFARAQIGKPYVWGASGPSSYDSSGLTQAAWRVAGVELPRTTWDQVATGTRVATDDLLPGDIVFFYDDVSHAGIYIGDGMMIHAPKMGANVREESIYYLPIFGSVRPA; encoded by the coding sequence TTGGCGTCGCATCGCAAGTCGCGCAACCGTGGCGGCGCAGGCACCAACTCCCCCGCCGTCGGGGTCACTACGGCCGCCATCGCCTCGGTCACGCTGCTGTCGACGCAGAGCGCGGACGCCGCGCCCGCCGAGCCGAACCCCTCGGTGGAAGAGGTACAGAAAAAGGTCGACGACCTGTACCGCCAAGCCGGGGGCGCCAACCAGCAGTTCAGCAAGCCCAAGCCCGGTACGACGAAGCAGAAGCGCACCGTCGACCGGGTGCGTGACAACGTCGCCAAGAGCGCGGACAAGCTGAACGAGGCCCGCCGTACGCTCAGTTCCTACGCGCCCACGCAGTACCGGGAGGGCAGCCCCGCCCCGGCCGCCGCCCTGACGTTCGTGGACCGGACCGCGGACCGGACCGCCGAGCGCCCCCAGCAGAGCGCGCCGCCGCGGCCGACCCAGCCGCCGGTGCCGCAGACCGCACCGGCCATGCCCGCTGTGCCCGCTCTCGCTGTGCCCGCGATGCCGGTCATGCCCGCCACGCCCGCCGTACCGGCCGAGGCACAGGACGCGCCGCCGTCGTCCCTGCGGAGCAACAAGGAGACCGTCCAGAAGAAGCTGGCCGACGCGCGCGCCCTGCTGTCGAAGGCGACAGCGGGCGAGCAGGCACGGCTGGCCGCGCTGGAGCGCCGGCAGCAGGAGCGCGAGCAGGAAGAGGAAGAGGCCCGCCGCCTGGCGGAGACGCAGGCCCAGGCACAAGCCCAGGCACAGGCGCAGGCCCAGATCGAGGCCCAGGTGCAGGCCCGCGCCCAGGCCCAGGCGGAAGCCGAGGCACGCGCCGCGGCGGAGGCCGCCGAGTGGGAGCGCCAGGAGCTGCTGGTCCGGCCGGACACCACCGCCGTCGCGGGCCCGGGCGCGGTCACGGGCCGGGTCACGGCCGTCGGCACGGACGCGGACCAGGGCATGGACATGGACCCGGGGGCGCTCACCGCCGCCGGTCCGGTTCCGGGCGCGAACGCGGCTGCGGCCACTGCTCCAGCAGCAGGTACGGGTACGGCCGCCGCGCCCGCCGTCAGCTACGCCACCAAGGCCGCGAAGGTTCTCGCCTTCGCCCGCGCCCAGATAGGCAAGCCGTACGTGTGGGGCGCCTCGGGCCCCAGTTCGTACGACAGCTCGGGCCTGACCCAGGCCGCCTGGCGGGTGGCCGGCGTCGAGCTGCCGCGCACGACCTGGGACCAGGTCGCGACCGGCACCCGGGTCGCGACGGACGATCTCCTCCCCGGTGACATCGTCTTCTTCTACGACGATGTCAGCCACGCGGGCATCTACATCGGCGACGGCATGATGATCCACGCGCCCAAGATGGGCGCGAACGTCCGCGAGGAATCGATCTACTACCTGCCGATCTTCGGCAGCGTCCGCCCGGCCTGA
- a CDS encoding C40 family peptidase codes for MAAHRKPRKRPLSGQGGASGTSGAGRTARTVRTAATLRTAATLRTAATLALAGAATATAAGAPATAAPRPTAAQVKAEVDRLYQQAEAATERYNGAKVKAAEARTSLTRLRDEAARRTERLNTSRDALGSVAAAQYRSGGLDPAVQLGLSSNPETFLEGASLAELAGTRQAAMVAGIRGELGQLAGLRARAGDRIRDLGARQAELARHKATVQKKIGAAQRLLDRLSAAQRAEYDGQGRGAAADSGTPGSGPGAGPGQPAGTAPAPGSRAAAAVAFAYGAIGKPYVWGSTGPGSFDCSGLTQAAWRAAGVSLPRTTYTQINAGQRVSRDRLAPGDLVFFFSGISHVGIYVGGGQMIHAPRPGSAVKLAPIDQMPFAGATRPA; via the coding sequence GTGGCAGCGCACCGCAAACCCAGAAAGCGCCCGCTCTCCGGCCAAGGCGGCGCGAGCGGCACAAGCGGCGCGGGCCGCACCGCTCGCACCGTCCGTACGGCCGCCACGCTCCGTACGGCCGCCACGCTCCGTACGGCCGCCACGCTCGCGCTCGCCGGGGCCGCCACCGCGACCGCCGCCGGCGCCCCCGCGACCGCCGCGCCCCGGCCCACGGCCGCGCAGGTGAAGGCCGAGGTGGACCGGCTGTACCAGCAGGCCGAGGCCGCCACGGAGCGGTACAACGGCGCGAAGGTGAAGGCGGCCGAGGCCCGTACCTCCCTGACGCGATTACGCGACGAGGCCGCCCGCCGGACGGAGCGGCTCAACACCTCGCGGGACGCGCTCGGTTCCGTCGCCGCCGCGCAGTACCGCTCCGGCGGTCTCGACCCCGCCGTACAGCTCGGTCTCAGCTCGAATCCCGAGACCTTCCTCGAAGGGGCGTCGCTGGCCGAGCTGGCGGGCACCCGGCAGGCGGCCATGGTCGCCGGGATCCGCGGGGAGCTGGGGCAGCTCGCCGGGCTGCGCGCGCGGGCCGGCGACCGGATCAGGGACCTCGGCGCGCGGCAGGCGGAACTGGCCCGGCACAAGGCGACCGTCCAGAAGAAGATCGGCGCCGCCCAGCGACTGCTGGACCGCCTCTCCGCCGCCCAGCGCGCCGAGTACGACGGCCAGGGCCGGGGCGCCGCCGCCGACAGCGGTACGCCGGGCTCGGGCCCGGGTGCCGGTCCGGGGCAGCCGGCCGGGACCGCCCCGGCGCCGGGCTCCCGGGCCGCGGCGGCGGTCGCCTTCGCGTACGGCGCGATCGGCAAGCCGTACGTCTGGGGCTCGACCGGGCCGGGTTCCTTCGACTGCTCGGGGCTGACACAGGCCGCGTGGCGCGCGGCCGGGGTCTCCCTCCCCCGGACCACCTACACCCAGATCAACGCGGGGCAGCGGGTGAGCCGCGACCGGCTCGCCCCGGGTGACCTGGTGTTCTTCTTCTCCGGCATCAGCCATGTGGGGATCTATGTCGGGGGCGGGCAGATGATCCACGCCCCGCGCCCCGGCTCGGCGGTCAAGCTCGCGCCGATCGACCAGATGCCGTTCGCGGGCGCCACCCGTCCCGCGTAA
- a CDS encoding ATP-binding protein, whose product MPAAPPRAAATSSSRASAPEEPPARKLYRSADGRLLGGVARGLAGHLGLPVIWVRMVFLILFFTQGLGALLYAVFWIVVPLGVGGTAAEPRSVFETSPDGRRRLRKPDKGQIFALIALVISAATFIGSVSLGRSQADRYIWPVLLIGVGVVLVWRQADNARRARWAEVGRSRRAFQLARGVAGVALVGLGLAVFMVVRGSAAQFGNVLTGAIAVMAGVALLAGPWLVRMTQDLSEERLMRIRAQERAEVAAHVHDSVLHTLTLIQRNADEAGEVRRLARAQERELRAWLYRPEGTGKDGEDEPSTLAEAVKRTAAEVEDYHGVPIEVVVVGDCPLDEKLAAQIQAAREAMVNAAKYGGEGGAVQVFAEVEGRTVFVSVRDRGPGFDLDAVPADRMGVRESIIGRMQRNGGSARLSAAPGGGTEVELEMERAE is encoded by the coding sequence ATGCCCGCCGCTCCGCCCCGTGCCGCCGCGACCTCCTCCTCCCGTGCCTCCGCGCCGGAGGAGCCGCCGGCGCGCAAGCTGTACCGCAGCGCGGACGGCCGGCTGCTCGGCGGGGTGGCCCGCGGGCTCGCCGGACATCTCGGGCTGCCGGTGATCTGGGTGCGGATGGTCTTCCTCATCCTCTTCTTCACGCAGGGACTCGGCGCCCTGCTCTACGCGGTCTTCTGGATCGTCGTGCCGCTCGGCGTGGGCGGTACGGCGGCCGAGCCGCGCTCCGTCTTCGAGACCAGCCCGGACGGCAGACGCCGGCTCCGCAAGCCCGACAAGGGACAGATCTTCGCGCTGATCGCGCTGGTCATCAGCGCGGCCACCTTCATCGGCAGCGTCAGCCTCGGCCGCAGCCAGGCCGACCGCTACATCTGGCCGGTGCTGCTGATCGGCGTGGGCGTCGTCCTCGTCTGGCGCCAGGCGGACAACGCGCGCCGGGCCCGCTGGGCCGAGGTCGGCCGGAGCCGCCGGGCGTTCCAGCTGGCGCGCGGGGTTGCGGGGGTCGCCCTGGTCGGTCTCGGGCTGGCCGTCTTCATGGTGGTGCGCGGTTCGGCCGCCCAGTTCGGCAATGTGCTGACGGGCGCGATCGCCGTCATGGCCGGAGTGGCGCTGCTCGCCGGGCCCTGGCTCGTACGGATGACCCAGGACCTCTCCGAGGAGCGGCTGATGCGGATCCGGGCGCAGGAGCGCGCCGAGGTCGCCGCGCATGTCCATGACTCCGTGCTGCACACCCTCACCCTCATCCAGCGCAACGCCGACGAGGCGGGCGAGGTCCGCCGGCTCGCCCGGGCCCAGGAGCGCGAGCTGCGCGCCTGGCTCTACCGGCCGGAGGGCACGGGCAAGGACGGGGAGGACGAGCCCAGCACCCTCGCCGAGGCGGTCAAGCGGACGGCGGCCGAGGTGGAGGACTACCACGGGGTGCCGATCGAGGTGGTGGTCGTCGGTGACTGCCCGCTCGACGAGAAGCTGGCCGCGCAGATACAGGCGGCGCGCGAGGCCATGGTCAATGCCGCCAAGTACGGCGGCGAGGGAGGCGCGGTGCAGGTGTTCGCCGAGGTGGAGGGGCGCACGGTCTTCGTCTCCGTACGCGACCGGGGCCCCGGGTTCGACCTGGACGCGGTGCCGGCCGACCGGATGGGCGTACGGGAGTCGATCATCGGCCGTATGCAGCGCAACGGCGGCTCGGCCCGGCTGTCCGCGGCGCCCGGCGGCGGCACGGAGGTCGAGCTGGAGATGGAGCGGGCCGAGTGA